One Osmerus mordax isolate fOsmMor3 chromosome 16, fOsmMor3.pri, whole genome shotgun sequence genomic window carries:
- the LOC136958885 gene encoding transmembrane protein 200C, translating to MIATGGLLRMNRRQDSIRSKNRAENKRKRKAKKRKKNDVVVVKGKLNLCSPAGLVAAVGVVVLLVGVAMAVLGYWPHHDNQVYVQKLREQTNGKISYSKSPPTTLNRTSNKTTSEQRELVNQSNGNSSTKPPSSSGFLNDFLANYLYSDNLKVFGPLVMGIGIFFFICANAVLHENRDKKTKIINLRDIYSTVIDLHHIRTKDYSPINGLVNYSQTSRGVDMTSGLYNTSATLTRSSWPSTTLGHQGESGISELFRRPSLACRPRSWSREVQSFTETVYSIYKDHTRSSEETPQPREWETTSIVTSSVNAFTLPVIKLNNCEVEEAERTDAEEHREETAGIHIGTDGAGETQASPDHSCSTISGTKKKVPSTMDLHLPQESQKVATSEPQGVLMALPQGAQMQLLPPSPVARAMGSRLSLNSLSDQPRSARRCSLSVSGCRQGDGARRFSCPRLERSNSKGYIKLTDLGGESFEAPEVDTSSFVTDPEVATTAAEGQGAEVLVTAPSTSAEQ from the coding sequence ATGATAGCCACGGGCGGCCTGCTGCGTATGAACAGGCGCCAGGACTCGATCCGCTCCAAGAACCGAGCAGAgaacaagaggaagaggaaagccaagaagaggaagaaaaacgacgtggtggtggtgaagggcAAACTCAACCTGTGCTCTCCTGCAGGTCTGGTGGCTGCtgtgggagttgtagttcttCTAGTAGGGGTAGCCATGGCTGTGTTGGGTTACTGGCCCCACCATGACAACCAGGTGTATGTCCAGAAGCTGAGGGAACAAACGAATGGCAAGATAAGCTACTCTAAGAGCCCACCAACCACTTTGAATCGAACAAGCAATAAAACCActtcagagcagagagagttGGTAAACCAGAGCAATGGTAACAGCAGTACTAAGCCTCCTTCTTCCTCGGGGTTCCTGAATGACTTCCTAGCCAACTACCTGTACTCAGACAATCTGAAAGTGTTTGGCCCTTTAGTGATGGGCATCGgcatcttcttcttcatctgCGCAAATGCAGTACTGCACGAaaacagagacaaaaagaccAAAATCATCAACCTCAGAGACATCTACTCCACAGTCATCGATTTACATCACATACGGACAAAAGACTACTCGCCGATCAATGGCTTGGTGAATTACTCGCAGACCTCCAGGGGTGTGGATATGACATCCGGCTTGTACAATACCAGCGCTACCCTGACACGGAGCTCCTGGCCGTCAACAACATTGGGCCATCAGGGAGAATCGGGGATCAGCGAACTGTTTCGACGGCCATCCTTAGCCTGCAGGCCTCGCAGCTGGTCCCGAGAGGTCCAGAGCTTCACGGAGACGGTCTACAGCATCTACAAAGACCACACCAGGAGCTCCGAGGAGACACCACAGCCCAGAGAGTGGGAGACCACCTCCATTGTCACCTCCTCCGTTAACGCTTTCACCCTCCCTGTCATCAAGCTCAATAactgtgaggtggaggaggctgagaggacggatgcagaggaacacagagaggagactGCTGGCATACATATTGGAACGGACGGTGCCGGAGAGACGCAGGCAAGCCCTGACCATAGCTGCAGCACCATCTCGGGCACCAAAAAGAAGGTTCCTTCGACGATGGACTTGCATCTTCCCCAGGAAAGCCAGAAGGTAGCTACCAGTGAACCCCAGGGGGTGCTGATGGCCCTGCCCCAGGGGGCCCAGATGCAActgctccctccttcccctgttGCCAGGGCAATGGGGTCGCGACTGTCACTCAACTCCTTGTCTGATCAACCCAGGTCTGCTCGACGCTGCAGCCTCTCTGTGTCGGGCTGTCGCCAGGGCGATGGAGCTAGGCGGTTCAGCTGCCCCCGTCTGGAGCGTTCTAACAGTAAGGGGTACATCAAACTGACAGACCTGGGGGGAGAGTCTTTCGAGGCACCTGAAGTGGACACGTCCTCATTCGTCACGGACCCGGAAGTAGCAACAACAGCTGCAGAAGGTCAGGGTGCAGAAGTTTTAGTCacagcacccagcacctcagcaGAACAATAG